The following are from one region of the Salvia hispanica cultivar TCC Black 2014 chromosome 1, UniMelb_Shisp_WGS_1.0, whole genome shotgun sequence genome:
- the LOC125203156 gene encoding protein RETICULATA-RELATED 4, chloroplastic-like, whose translation MSMANTIGLISSPSPPSFSFHHRTNPNPLSLPTPSLSLSSKNPRSLSLILFPQKHSLFRNAAATNSEINVKLVTGGDGGDDGGRLGGGGGGGGGDDNDGGEGDSNKRRNRKEALMALAEAGRSLESLPLDMKAAVEDGRIPGSIIVRYFDLECNGFLSWLMKFGGFKERLLADDLFLAKVGIECGVGLFTKTAAEYQRRKENFFNELEVVFADVVMAIIADFMLVYLPAPTVSLSPPLAQNAGRIAKFFYSCPANAFQIALPGSSFSLLQRVGGVVRNGAKLFAVGTTSSLVGTVVTNALINARKAVKDSDQHGVENVPVIKTSVAYGVYMSISSNLRYQVLAGVIEQRCLEPLLHQHKLVLSAICFAVRTGNTFLGSLLWVDYARFIGIQ comes from the exons ATGTCGATGGCCAACACAATCGGGCTCATTTCATCACCGTCGCCGCCGTCATTCTCCTTCCACCACCGCACCAATCCCAATCCTCTCTCACTACCTACTCCTTCCCTCTCCTTGAGCTCGAAAAATCCGAGATCGCTCTCTCTCATCCTGTTTCCTCAAAAGCATTCACTGTTCCGAAATGCCGCCGCAACCAACAGTGAGATCAATGTCAAATTGGTCACCGGAGGCGACGGCGGAGACGACGGAGGCAGGCtcggaggcggcggcggcggcggagggggaGATGACAATGACGGCGGCGAAGGCGATAGCAACAAGAGGAGGAACAGGAAGGAGGCGCTGATGGCGCTGGCTGAGGCCGGGAGGAGCCTCGAGAGCTTGCCGCTCGACATGAAAGCTGCGGTGGAGGACGGCAGGATACCTGGATCGATTATTGTGAGGTATTTCGATCTCGAATGCAATGGATTTCTGTCGTGGTTGATGAAGTTCGGTGGATTCAAGGAGAGGTTGTTGGCTGACGATCTCTTCTTGGCTAAAGTTGGCATTGAATGTGGCGTTGGATTATTCACCAAG ACTGCTGCAGAATACCAGCGTCGCAAGGAGAACTTCTTCAATGAGCTGGAAGTTGTATTTGCTGATGTG GTGATGGCTATAATAGCAGATTTTATGCTCGTCTATCTTCCAGCTCCTACTGTTTCTCTGAGTCCTCCTCTTGCTCAGAATGCTGGACGCATTGCTAAGTTCTTTTACAGCTGCCCAGCCAATGCTTTTCAG ATTGCTTTGCCGGGATCCTCATTCTCATTGTTGCAGAGAGTGGGTGGCGTTGTG CGGAATGGTGCAAAGCTGTTTGCTGTTGGCACTACTTCATCTCTG GTTGGTACAGTTGTGACAAATGCATTAATAAATGCTCGTAAAGCTGTCAAGGACTCGGATCAACATGGTGTGGAGAACGTTCCAGTCATTAAAACAAGTGTAGCATATGGTGTTTACATGTCTATATCAAGCAATCTTCG ATACCAGGTTCTGGCTGGTGTTATCGAGCAACGCTGTCTAGAACCATTGCTTCACCAGCACAAGTTGGTCTTGAGCGCAATTTGCTTCGCTGTGCGAACAGGCAACACGTTTTTAGGCTCATTACT GTGGGTCGATTATGCTCGTTTTATAGGTATACAATAG
- the LOC125198460 gene encoding protein ALP1-like: MPPRREGQRAIEAQMARMLETAMPAIQEEINNEVERYQAAIQAWNEQHDRVPRTRMYIHRDREQAGLRLFMDYFSADPRWSDQMFRRRFRMRRHVFLRIVNAVVARDAYFMQTFDAVGRQSISTLQKCTSALRQLAYGTTADMFDEYLHVSEHTGRACLAKFCRAVIEAFKDTYLRKPTSDDVRRLVRMHEERHGFPGMLGSIDCMHWPWKNCPMAWRGAFTSGHKGTHPTIVLEAVADQRLWIWHAYFGVAGSNNDLNVLNGSPLFNDLCAGRAPTVEFTANHRRYTMGYYLADGIYPRWPVFVKTITCPTTDRRKLFAKKQEAARKDVERAFGVLQSRWAIVKGAARGWHRPLIADIMYACIIMHNMIVEDEGDNATVWSDDPLVSASSSYTVTDPAVQGVPPDVRNVMARSAAMRQEDQHTRLQADLIEEIWNRN; the protein is encoded by the coding sequence atgccGCCTCGGCGTGAAGGCCAACGAGCAATCGAAGCTCAAATGGCTCGAATGTTAGAGACGGCGATGCCCGCAATCCAAGAAGAAATCAACAACGAGGTGGAACGCTATCAAGCTGCTATCCAAGCGTGGAACGAGCAACACGACCGGGTACCGCGTACTCGGATGTATATCCACCGAGACCGTGAACAAGCTGGTTTGCGGCTTTTCATGGATTATTTCTCTGCAGATCCTCGATGGAGTGATCAGATGTTCCGTCGCCGGTTCCGGATGCGGAGGCATGTGTTCTTGCGCATTGTCAACGCAGTTGTGGCTCGTGACGCGTACTTTATGCAAACCTTCGATGCTGTCGGGCGGCAAAGTATATCGACTTTACAGAAATGCACATCCGCCCTCCGCCAACTCGCTTACGGAACAACTGCAGATATGTTTGATGAGTACCTCCATGTGAGCGAGCATACTGGACGCGCTTGCCTAGCCAAATTCTGTCGGGCAGTGATCGAAGCATTCAAGGACACATACTTGAGAAAGCCAACGTCCGACGATGTTCGCAGATTGGTGCGAATGCACGAGGAGAGGCACGGCTTCCCGGGGATGCTGGGCAGCATCGACTGTATGCACTGGCCgtggaagaattgtccaaTGGCTTGGAGAGGAGCATTCACTAGCGGGCACAAGGGCACACATCCAACGATTGTGTTGGAGGCCGTTGCCGACCAACGgttgtggatctggcatgcctaCTTTGGAGTCGctgggtcgaacaacgacctcaatgTGTTGAACGGGTCTCCATTGTTCAACGACTTGTGTGCCGGGCGAGCGCCTACCGTAGAGTTCACGGCCAACCACCGTCGGTACACTATGGGGTACTATCTGGCAGACGGGATCTACCCTAGATGGCCCGTGTTCGTGAAGACCATCACATGTCCGACTACGGATAGGAGGAAGTTGTTTGCCAAAAAGCAAGAGGCGGCTCGGAAAGatgtggagcgcgcatttggagTTCTCCAATCACGTTGGGCTATAGTGAAGGGAGCGGCCCGTGGTTGGCACCGTCCGCTAatcgccgacatcatgtatgcatgtatcataatgcataacatgatcgtTGAGGACGAGGGAGACAACGCCACTGTCTGGAGCGACGATCCGCTCGTCAGCGCCAGCAGTAGCTACACTGTCACCGATCCGGCCGTGCAAGGTGTTCCTCCCGACGTGCGCAATGTCATGGCCCGTTCAGCGGCGATGCGCCAAGAAGATCAACACACACGCCTCCAAGCGGAtctaattgaagaaatttggaaCCGCAATTGa
- the LOC125201091 gene encoding stromal 70 kDa heat shock-related protein, chloroplastic-like → MASSAAQIHALGTAAHFTAANSTKNNPNRTVFLGAKLNGTSIPSGLKLKSKQRSSRRGSTFRVVAEKVVGIDLGTTNSAVAAMEGGKPTIVTNAEGQRTTPSVVAYTKNSDRLVGQIAKRQAVVNPENTFFSVKRFIGRKMSEVDDESKQVSYNVVRDENGNVKLDCPAIGKQFAAEEISAQVLRKLVDDASKFLNDKVTKAVVTVPAYFNDSQRTATKDAGRIAGLEVLRIINEPTAASLAYGFEKKSNETILVFDLGGGTFDVSVLEVGDGVFEVLSTSGDTHLGGDDFDKRIVDWLATSFKNDEGIDLLKDKQALQRLTETAEKAKMELSSLTQTNISLPFITATADGPKHIETTLTRAKFEELCSDLLDRLKTPVQNSLRDAKLSFSDLDEVILVGGSTRIPAVQELVKKLTSKDPNVTVNPDEVVALGAAVQAGVLAGDVSDIVLLDVTPLSLGLETLGGVMTKIIPRNTTLPTSKSEVFSTAADGQTSVEINVLQGEREFVRDNKSVGSFRLDGIPPAPRGVPQIEVKFDIDANGILSVTAIDKGTGKKQDITITGASTLPGDEVERMVSEAEKFAKEDKEKRDAIDTKNQADSVVYQTEKQLKELGDKIPAPVKEKVEAKLGELKDAISGGSTQTMKDAMTALNQEVMQIGQSLYNQPGAAAPGAGPTPGAGANPSESSDKGPDGDVIDADFTDSK, encoded by the exons ATGGCCTCCTCAGCTGCTCAAATCCACGCCCTCGGCACCGCCGCTCACTTCACTGCCGCCAATTCAACCAAAAACAATCCCAATAGAACCGTATTTCTCGGAGCCAAGCTCAACGGCACCTCTATCCCCTCCGGCTTGAAGCTCAAGAGTAAGCAGAGAAGCTCCCGCCGAGGCTCTACTTTCCGCGTGGTGGCGGAGAAGGTCGTGGGGATTGATTTGGGAACCACCAATTCCGCCGTCGCGGCCATGGAGGGAGGGAAGCCTACCATCGTCACCAACGCCGAGGGCCAGCGCACTACTCCTTCTGTGGTTGCTTACACTAAGAATTCCGATAGGCTGGTTGGACAGATTGCCAAGAGGCAGGCCGTGGTTAATCCGGAGAATACATTCTTCTCCGTGAAGAGATTTATTGGGAGGAAGATGTCTGAGGTTGATGACGAGTCGAAGCAGGTTTCATATAATGTTGTGAGGGATGAGAATGGGAATGTCAAGCTGGACTGCCCCGCAATTGGCAAACAGTTTGCAGCTGAGGAGATTTCCGCTCAG GTCTTGAGGAAGCTTGTGGATGATGCATCGAAGTTTTTGAATGACAAGGTTACCAAAGCAGTAGTTACAGTTCCTGCATACTTTAATGATTCTCAAAGGACTGCCACAAAAGATGCTGGTCGTATTGCTGGATTAGAGGTTCTCCGCATTATAAATGAACCCACTGCTGCGTCATTGGCCTATGgatttgaaaagaaaagcaaCGAAACTATTCTGGTTTTTGACCTCGGAGGTGGCACTTTTGATGTTTCAG TCCTTGAGGTTGGTGATGGTGTGTTTGAGGTGCTTTCTACTTCCGGGGACACTCATCTTGGTGGTGATGACTTTGATAAG AGAATTGTTGATTGGCTTGCTACAAGTTTCAAGAATGATGAAGGGATAGATCTATTGAAGGACAAACAAGCCCTTCAACGTTTGACTGAGACCGCAGAGAAAGCCAAAATGGAACTCTCATCTTTGACTCAAACTAACATTAG TTTGCCTTTCATTACTGCCACTGCAGATGGCCCAAAACATATTGAGACCACCCTTACACGAGCTAAGTTTGAGGAATTATGCTCAGATTTGCTTGACAG ACTAAAAACCCCTGTTCAGAATTCCCTGAGGGATGCAAAGCTTTCCTTCAGTGATCTGGATGAGGTTATCCTGGTCGGTGGTTCCACACGTATTCCTGCTGTTCAGGAGCTTGTTAAGAAATTGACTTCAAAAGACCCAAATGTGACTGTCAATCCTGATGAAGTTGTTGCCCTTGGAGCTGCCGTTCAG GCTGGTGTATTGGCGGGAGATGTGAGCGACATTGTCCTTTTGGATGTAACGCCTCTATCTCTGGGGCTGGAAACACTTGGTGGAGTGATGACAAAGATTATTCCGCGAAATACAACATTGCCCACATCAAAATCAGAAGTTTTCTCAACAGCTGCTGATGGTCAGACCAGTGTTGAAATCAATGTCCTTCAAGGTGAAAGGGAGTTTGTCAGGGACAACAAATCTGTAGGCAGCTTCCGCCTTGATGGAATCCCACCTGCTCCCCGTGGTGTTCCCCAAATTGAGGTTAAGTTTGATATTGATGCTAATGGAATCCTCTCAGTTACCGCCATTGATAAGGGAACCGGGAAGAAGCAAGATATCACTATTACTGGTGCTAGTACATTGCCTGGTGATGAG GTGGAGAGAATGGTCAGTGAAGCCGAAAAATTTGCCAAGGAAGACAAGGAGAAGAGAGACGCCATAGATACTAAGAACCAGGCTGATTCGGTGGTTTACCAAACGGAGAAGCAGTTGAAGGAACTTGGTGACAAAATTCCTGCCCCTGTAAAAGAAAAGGTCGAGGCGAAACTGGGAGAGCTCAAGGATGCAATCTCAGGAGGTTCGACCCAAACAATGAAGGATGCCATGACTGCACTAAATCAGGAAGTCATGCAGATTGGCCAGTCACTATATAATCAACCTGGTGCAGCAGCACCCGGTGCTGGCCCAACGCCTGGTGCCGGAGCTAACCCCTCAGAATCTTCAGACAAGGGACCTGATGGCGATGTTATCGATGCTGATTTCACAGACAGCAAATGA